In the Nitratiruptor sp. YY09-18 genome, CGCGTAAGATTACCAACCATTATAACTCTATTATACATGATTAAGCTTCTTGTGTGGTTTCTTCTTTAGTCTCTTGAGATTTGCCTGAGAGCTTTTTTGCTCTTTCGACCATCTTTTCCCAAGCGCGGATATCTTTGTTTGTTTCATATTTGATTGTAAGGAATCTGATTACATCTTCTGTAATTCTGTAGATTCTCTCAAGCTCTCTGACTGTGTGTGAAGGAGCTTTGAAATAGATAATGTAGTAGTGTCCTCGCTCAAACTTTTCGATAGGGTAAGCAAGTTTTCTCACACCCACATCTTCAGTTGCTACAATTTCGCCGCCATTATTCTCGATGACGCCTTTGATAAATTCTAGCTTTACTTTCTTCTCTTCATCAGTAAGAGTTGGCTTGAGCACAAACAGTGTCTCGTAATGTCGCATTTCTTCTCCTTATGGCTATATATCCGAGTTCGACTCGGCAAGGCTTCGACAAAAAAGCACTTCGATTCTATCAAAAATATTCTTGAAGTTTTATTAAACATGAAAGCAACAATCCTTGCTTGTCTATTGCACTCTGCGTCTTGAGCCGCAGCTCGCAGTCTTGGAGGTGGAGAAATATTTGAGGGTATTTTTTGATACGCATTGCAAGAGCTATGCGCTCCTCTTCTATTCTTTTAGGAAGTTTATAGCCCAAAACTGCACTGCTATCAAAACTTCCATGGAGTCGAATATAAGCATAGATCATAAAGAGTTGCTGCAAGAAGTTTTCTAAACCTAAAAGAATGCGCATCTCGTTTTGTTCCTCTTCCAAAATCTTTTCTAGATATGTATGAATAGGTTCTTTTTTAATAATCGCCATATAGAGCTTTTCAAGCTGCAAGGGGTTTATTGCATAGACGAGACTATCCACATCTTTTGGTTCAATTTTTCGATCTAGCAAAGAGAGCTTTTCAAGCTCTTTGAGAGCGTATGAAAGATTGTTATCAAGGAGAGTGAGCATGTGCTCAATCGTAAAGGAGTCTATAGGGATATTTTTTTGTTGTGCGAAGCTGAGGAGTTCAGCCTTGGCTTCATGGAGCTGAGGTTTGAAAAAGCGTACATGTACACCGCCATGCTTTGCATCAAAGAGATTCGCAATTTTTTTGCCATCACTACCGTAGAGTTCATAGATAAGATAGCTATTTGGAGTCTTTTGACAAATCTCAAGAAGAGAGGTGAGCTCCTTTTTTGGAAGAGCTTTATCGTGTTTGATGTGCAGCAGATTAATATCCCCAAAGAGAGATGCTTGAGAGAGATAGTTTTTGGCGCTCTCATAATCATACTCTTCAAAGTAGAGCTTCATACTGTTTTCATTGCCAATCTTTTGTGCAGTATCTTGCCCATACTTTTGGATATAGTATGGCTCTTCGCCCCAAAAGAGATAGGCTTTATGGCTTTTATTATGTTTATCAAACTGCGCTTTGTACATCTATCTTTTCTATAACTTTCCCGTATATTTTAGTAGTTGCGATATTTACATCTATAATCTCTACGATAAGCTTGTCAAAAAGCTCCACTTCGTCACGCGGCAAGAAGATCCTTGCCCCCACAATCTCATCTTCAATTTGCGCAATAGGGGTTGATTCTGGATCAGTTACAATTGCTTGAACACGTTTGCCTATATTCTTGGCTGCCCAACGAGCAAACTTGCGATCCATGAAATCCCACTCAACCTTTGCAGCTTCGCGCTCGAGTTCACTGATTTTGACTGTAAGTGATTCGATATTGCGCAAAATATAATCGAGCTGCTTTTTGTTCTCTTTGATGATGGCTTTGAGAAGCCTATGGAGAGTCAAATCGCTATAGCGCCTGATAGGACTCGTAAAGTGTGTATACTTCTCAAACCCGAGTCCAAAATGGCCAATATTATCAGCTGTATAGCCAGCCTGTTTTTGGGTACGAATGAGAAGCCTATCAACGTGCTCTTTGATACCAAGCTTCTCGGCCTCTTCTTGGATATATAAAAAGAGTTCATGGGTAGTGTTGTACTCTTTTGTAAATATTCCAATATTTGCGAGCTCATTGAGAAGCTCTTCAATCTTTTCTTGTGCTGGCTCTTCATGGGTGCGAAAGATGCCATAATCAAACATCTTCGCTGTAGCTTTGTTTGCTAAGAGCATACAATCTTCTATAAGCGCGTGGCTTGGGGTCTCACGCTCTATCTCAGTCTTTACTAGCTCTCCGTTTTCATCGAGAAGGAGACGAATTTCTGGATTGGAAAACTCAAAGCCTCTTTGGAGTCGCTCTTTGCGTAGTCTCTTCGTTGCTTCATACAGTGGCATCATCCACTCAAGTAGCTCTTTGTCAACTTCATCAAGATTTTCAAACTTGCCCTCTATAAACTCATCGACTCTATCGTAGCTATATTTCCTGCGGCTGCGAATAATAGCTTCAATGAGCTCCTCTTTGACTGGCTGGAGATTCTCATCGAGCGTGATTTTGCTCACAAAGGCGAGTCTATCCACATTCTCTTTGAGAGAGCATATCCCTTCGCTCAGCTTTCTTGGAAGCATAGGGATGGATTTGTGGGGCAAATATATACTAAATCCCCTC is a window encoding:
- the rpsF gene encoding 30S ribosomal protein S6 — its product is MRHYETLFVLKPTLTDEEKKVKLEFIKGVIENNGGEIVATEDVGVRKLAYPIEKFERGHYYIIYFKAPSHTVRELERIYRITEDVIRFLTIKYETNKDIRAWEKMVERAKKLSGKSQETKEETTQEA
- the holA gene encoding DNA polymerase III subunit delta, with amino-acid sequence MYKAQFDKHNKSHKAYLFWGEEPYYIQKYGQDTAQKIGNENSMKLYFEEYDYESAKNYLSQASLFGDINLLHIKHDKALPKKELTSLLEICQKTPNSYLIYELYGSDGKKIANLFDAKHGGVHVRFFKPQLHEAKAELLSFAQQKNIPIDSFTIEHMLTLLDNNLSYALKELEKLSLLDRKIEPKDVDSLVYAINPLQLEKLYMAIIKKEPIHTYLEKILEEEQNEMRILLGLENFLQQLFMIYAYIRLHGSFDSSAVLGYKLPKRIEEERIALAMRIKKYPQIFLHLQDCELRLKTQSAIDKQGLLLSCLIKLQEYF
- a CDS encoding ribonuclease R family protein, with product MKEFLLKLIRGIEKKDIPREHLPLVDDLIRHKILKIDGKIVKLSSKYRIGKIDIARNGTGFLEVFGVKAKDLLIEPEHLNGATKGDIVVAKRIFGGGGRPKAKVVYILEKAFRYSVAYLKDGIFFNVKNEMPIAVKASKKSIAKLPEGTVVKVDNEAQIIVEVLGVLDDPKVDEKISLALYNKKEEFSKEAELEASSYPDEILPELYPERIDLTHLPFCTIDPVTAKDHDDAIYYDKKTNTLYVAIADVSEYVPPMGPIDKEAKERGFSIYLPHKSIPMLPRKLSEGICSLKENVDRLAFVSKITLDENLQPVKEELIEAIIRSRRKYSYDRVDEFIEGKFENLDEVDKELLEWMMPLYEATKRLRKERLQRGFEFSNPEIRLLLDENGELVKTEIERETPSHALIEDCMLLANKATAKMFDYGIFRTHEEPAQEKIEELLNELANIGIFTKEYNTTHELFLYIQEEAEKLGIKEHVDRLLIRTQKQAGYTADNIGHFGLGFEKYTHFTSPIRRYSDLTLHRLLKAIIKENKKQLDYILRNIESLTVKISELEREAAKVEWDFMDRKFARWAAKNIGKRVQAIVTDPESTPIAQIEDEIVGARIFLPRDEVELFDKLIVEIIDVNIATTKIYGKVIEKIDVQSAV